The DNA region CGGTTTCGCGGTGCTGATTGCGCTCGGCTCCAAGAAGCTCGGGGAGGCCTTCAACGTCGTTAGCCACACCGAACGCTGGGCGCGCCTCGGAACCGGTATCGTGGTCGTGATGGTTGGCTGCCTGCTTACCCTCCAGTCGCTGCTCTGATCAGGGCCGTCGGGCAGACATTTTGTCCATTGGAGAAGGAGGTCGACATCGATGCCGGGGAAAGAAAGCGGACCTACGCGGCTGTCTCGGTCTGCCCACCGCGCCTCGTTCGCCGCTACCAGAATAGGCAGTTGCCGCTCCGCCGGCCGCCGGTGAGCGCGATGACCTGGCCGTACTTCCTGCTTGGTTTTGGACAATCTTCGGCGAACGGCGGGGTGGTCGCCGCGTCTGTCAAGGCGTCGACTTCGATGCTCGGCCGCGAATCGGCTACGCTAGGTCCGGGGCGCGCAACTCCGCTCACGGATAGGCATCGCAACCTACATTCGGTGGATGACTCAGCCAGGAGGTGGACAATGGCTTCTCGCGCAACCCTACTCGTGGTCTTTTCGTCAAGGCTGTTGGTCTTGCTGCTGCTCACCGGTGAATCATGGGCAGCAGACATCGAATCAGTCCGAATCGCTCCTGACAAGAAGGAGTTCGTGCTGTTTCCGTCTGGCAGCCGCTACACGCCCTGGGGCCACAACTACGCCTCGGTCGATCTCTTGAAGCGCCTGGCCCAGAACGATGCCCGAGTCGAGCGGGAGTTCGCCGAGATGAAAGCCGCTGGGGCGACGGTTGCTCGGATCCACCCCGAGATGCCGCGAATCCTGACGGCGCCGGGCAAGGCCGATCCCCAGGCGCTAGATCAACTCAAGAGGCTCCTTCAGCTCGCCGAGAACTCAGGCATCCACCTCCAGATCACCGGCCTGGCCTGCTACAAGATCGAGGATCGTCAGGCATGGTATGACGGGATGGACGAGCAGGATCGCTGGAAGACGCAGGCCTTTTTCTGGGAAACGATCGCCCAAACGTGTGCCGAGAGCCCGGCCGTGTTTGCCTATGACCTGGTCAACGAGCCTGTCGCCTTCGGCAAGCGCGCCGAGGGATGGTATACGGGCAGGATGGGCGGCGTCGAATTCTGCCAGCGGCTCAGCCTGGACCCAGGCAACCGCACCGGTGACGATGTCTTCCGCGAGTGGACGAAACGCATGGTCGCCGCGATCCGCAAGCACGACCAGACGCACTTGATCACCATGGGAATGCTTCCGTTCCCGGGCGTCTACACGGCAGCCGCCGAAGAGCTCGATTTTGTTTCGCCGCATTTATATCCCAAGTCCGAAAAGGTAGATGACGAGATCAAGCTCCTCCAGAAGTTCGACTGGGGTAAGCCAATCGTCATCGGCGAGACCTTTCCCTTGAGTTGCGGCGCGGACGACGAGCGAGCTTTCCTTCTCAAGAGCCGCGGGTACGCACACGGCTGGATCGGGCATTGGCCGGATAAATCTCCGGCGGAACTAGCCGAGTTGAAAAGGGCCGGTAGGGCTACGATCCAAGATGCGATCTGGCTCTCCTGGGTGGACCTCTTTCAGGAGATCGGCCCGCAGATGATCGGCGAAACTTCGAAATAGTTGCGATCACCTGAGTCGCCAGCGGCGCACGGAGGACGCCCTCTTCTGCGCCCTAAGGTCGTGGAGGTTGTCCGCCGTTTGCACATCGTGGCTCAACTGAGCTATTGTCAAGACTCGACGGGGCGGCAAGAAGTCGCCGCCGCTTGTTCTTGCATCCGGGGGCCGGGCGCTAGATCGGCCGGATGAGAATCTTCCGCGACCTCGCGCGTGAGCCGTTGTTCGACCCAAGGGAGCACCTTGGGCCACCGCGTCGAGGGGCGCTGCAGCGGAGTTGCGCGGGCGGGTTCCGTGATTATCTGCTGGTGCATCTGCCGGTAAGGGAGCTCGCGCGGGCGTTTCGAGCAGACCTCGGCCGCCCCAGCAAGGACGTGCGCGTGGCGCTTGGCGTCGTGATCCTGCAAGCAGCTTCACGATCTTATCCACCAGCAAGCCGTCGAGACGGTGTTGCTTGAACATCGCCTGGCGCCACGCGCCCGACATCCCTCACGAGGCTGACGGGTACTTGTGCGAGCGGACGCCGCCGAACTACCGTCGCCGCTTCATCGAGTTGGACCTGGACGAGGCGCTGTTCCGCACGCTCTCCGATCAGCTCATCAAGCGGGTCGGCGTTGACGCGTCTAAGCAGCGTCTGGATTTGACGACGGTGAAGTCCGCCACCCGCGGCCCTGCTAGGCTGGGGATTGTTGTGGAGGCCGCGAGCAAGCTTCTGCGAGAGCTGCGTTGCAGGCGCCCCGAGCCCTACACCGAAGTCCAAGCCCCAGCCCGCACCGGCAAATCCCCGCACGTCGACGCCGCAAGACTGCTCGAAACAAGTGATTGCCGGCTTCAAGGGGATGGCCGCTTAGCGATGGGCGACTTTGCCCGGGACTGATTCCAAAGCGGCGGCCCATGGCTTATCCTAGGGGCTGCTGCCCGTGCTCACAGGCAGGTCTCGCACAGTCATCTCCGTCAGCTTCTAGTCCCCGATCGAGAGCAGTACGCCATGTTTGATCGCCAGAGTATCACGCGCCGTTCGTTTATCGGCGCGACAAGCGCCGCAGCCGTCGCACCCTACTTCATCGCCTCCAAGGCCCTGGGCGACGCTGAAACGCCGCCGGCGAGCGATCGGATCGTGATGGGGGGCATCGGCATCGGGAACATGGGCCGGGGCGACCAGAACGCTTTCCTCTCGCGCAAAGACGTGCAGTATGTCGCGGTGAGCGACGTTCGGAAGAGTGTCCGCGAGCAGGCCAAAGGCAAGGTCGACGGCCACTACAAGAACCGCGACTGCCAAGCGTACAACGATTTTCGCGAACTGATCGGGCGGTCCGACATCGACGCGGTGCACATCGCTACTCCCGACCATTGGCACGCGATCATGGTCATTGAGGCGTGTCGCAACGGCAAAGACGTGTACTGCCAGAAGCCGGAATCCCGCACCCTGCGCGAAGGCCCGCTCATGATTGAGACGGCCCGTCGCTACGCGCGTGTCGTCTCGGGGGGCAGCCAACGCGTGCTGCAAGACTATCGAAAACTCGTCGACAAGTGCTGGAGCGGAGAACTGGGGCCCATCCAGAGCATCAACGTGAATGTTGGTCCGCTCTCGAAGCTCTGTAATCTGCCGGCCGAGGGCGCGCCCGACGACATCGATTGGGACCTGTGGCTGGGCCCCGCGCCCTGGGCGCCCTACAACCCGAACCGCTGCTCCGGGAGTTACTCGACCAAGGGCAACAGCTGGCGGTCGTATCTGGATTACTCGGGGGGGGGCATGACGGACTGGGGGGCCCACCACTTTGG from Pirellulimonas nuda includes:
- a CDS encoding cellulase family glycosylhydrolase, whose protein sequence is MLLLTGESWAADIESVRIAPDKKEFVLFPSGSRYTPWGHNYASVDLLKRLAQNDARVEREFAEMKAAGATVARIHPEMPRILTAPGKADPQALDQLKRLLQLAENSGIHLQITGLACYKIEDRQAWYDGMDEQDRWKTQAFFWETIAQTCAESPAVFAYDLVNEPVAFGKRAEGWYTGRMGGVEFCQRLSLDPGNRTGDDVFREWTKRMVAAIRKHDQTHLITMGMLPFPGVYTAAAEELDFVSPHLYPKSEKVDDEIKLLQKFDWGKPIVIGETFPLSCGADDERAFLLKSRGYAHGWIGHWPDKSPAELAELKRAGRATIQDAIWLSWVDLFQEIGPQMIGETSK
- a CDS encoding Gfo/Idh/MocA family protein, producing the protein MFDRQSITRRSFIGATSAAAVAPYFIASKALGDAETPPASDRIVMGGIGIGNMGRGDQNAFLSRKDVQYVAVSDVRKSVREQAKGKVDGHYKNRDCQAYNDFRELIGRSDIDAVHIATPDHWHAIMVIEACRNGKDVYCQKPESRTLREGPLMIETARRYARVVSGGSQRVLQDYRKLVDKCWSGELGPIQSINVNVGPLSKLCNLPAEGAPDDIDWDLWLGPAPWAPYNPNRCSGSYSTKGNSWRSYLDYSGGGMTDWGAHHFGGATFAIDVRDLQPEEVVFHNDNGKTHLTFKYPGGKTLTHNCPGKENLEVEGTPGETREAKPVPEYKGTGGIYGDFIHCVKTREKPFRDIDYAINTVTVAHLGIVAYAVERSLKWDAKAQRFVGDEEANRYLDRARREPWQL